In Ruania zhangjianzhongii, the following proteins share a genomic window:
- a CDS encoding TetR/AcrR family transcriptional regulator, whose translation MDDTEARERILAAAAELYYRKGYATVGMAELRAAAGVSLRRLYLLFPSKSDIVKAVLARRHEEWTTALTARLSAAGPSARERLLAVYSHLEDWFRTDNFRGCAFINAFGELGGVDPEIATIVRAHKASFQQYMADLVAGIGAPAPLAAQLSILAEGAQSTAAISGDPAAARQAQDAAEVLIDASIGAASPAR comes from the coding sequence ATGGATGACACTGAGGCACGGGAGAGAATCCTCGCTGCAGCAGCGGAGCTCTACTACCGCAAGGGATACGCGACAGTCGGGATGGCTGAATTGCGCGCAGCAGCCGGCGTGTCGCTACGACGGCTCTACCTCCTGTTCCCGTCCAAGAGCGACATCGTGAAGGCGGTGCTCGCCCGCAGGCACGAGGAATGGACCACCGCTCTGACCGCACGGCTGAGCGCGGCTGGGCCGAGCGCGCGCGAGCGGCTCCTCGCCGTGTACTCCCACCTCGAGGACTGGTTCCGCACCGACAACTTCCGCGGCTGCGCCTTCATCAACGCGTTCGGCGAGCTCGGCGGGGTCGATCCCGAGATCGCCACTATCGTGCGCGCACACAAAGCGTCGTTCCAGCAGTACATGGCCGACCTCGTCGCCGGGATCGGCGCGCCGGCGCCGCTGGCTGCCCAGCTCTCCATCCTCGCCGAGGGGGCGCAGAGCACTGCGGCCATCTCCGGGGACCCTGCAGCTGCCCGCCAGGCCCAGGATGCGGCCGAAGTACTGATCGATGCGTCAATCGGCGCTGCCAGCCCGGCGCGATGA
- a CDS encoding fucose isomerase, which produces MTTYAMPTISTPAPAEPGTVYLVSSGDLRESANVASWPVQEALEQMITAAIEAQGHRVVRAHGVDPETGHGFINSQRKGLEVFAGIPREVPLVVAIGNWQYSSHVLPGLRSHQGPILTVANFVAQWPGLVGLLGLNGGLTKMGKPYSTLWTVDGTDDWFTDQLAGWLTTGRVNHDDSHVRPLPALPETDETALGRALAAELLHAKAIIGVFDEGCMGMYNAIIDDELLNPIGVYKERLSQSELWAQMQQVSDEEADAVGDWLREAGMTFRLGTDEATELTENQLRWQYKMYVAVLRMSDDFGLDAVGIQYQQGLKNLSPASDLVEGLLNNDSRPPVTSRDGSRVLWEGRALPHFNEVDEGVAVDALVTHRVWRAMGLDPATTLHDVRWGEEFGGDYVWTMEISGSVPASHLEGGYAGAEGWRQGPVFFPAGGATLNGVSRPGEIVWSRVYIADGGLHVDLGRGSAVALPESESTRRKEMTNPEWPVMHAVLHGVSRDQFMGRHKANHIQVVYTPDAGTADQALVAKAAMFDRLGLTVHLCGQVQLPG; this is translated from the coding sequence ATGACCACCTATGCGATGCCGACCATCTCCACGCCGGCCCCGGCGGAGCCCGGCACGGTCTACCTGGTCTCCAGCGGCGACCTGCGCGAGTCGGCGAACGTGGCCAGCTGGCCGGTGCAGGAAGCGCTGGAGCAGATGATTACCGCCGCCATCGAGGCACAGGGCCACCGGGTGGTGCGCGCCCACGGCGTGGACCCAGAGACCGGGCACGGATTCATCAACAGCCAGCGCAAGGGCCTCGAAGTGTTCGCCGGCATCCCGCGGGAGGTACCGCTGGTCGTGGCGATCGGCAACTGGCAGTACTCCAGCCACGTCCTGCCCGGCCTGCGCAGCCATCAGGGCCCGATCCTCACCGTCGCCAACTTCGTGGCCCAGTGGCCAGGCCTGGTCGGTCTCCTCGGGCTGAACGGCGGACTGACCAAGATGGGCAAGCCATACTCCACCCTCTGGACCGTGGACGGCACCGACGACTGGTTCACCGACCAGCTCGCCGGCTGGCTCACGACCGGCCGGGTGAACCACGACGACTCCCACGTGCGCCCGCTCCCGGCGCTGCCGGAGACGGACGAGACGGCGCTCGGCCGAGCTCTGGCCGCCGAACTGCTGCACGCGAAGGCGATTATCGGCGTCTTCGACGAGGGCTGCATGGGGATGTACAACGCGATCATCGACGATGAGCTGCTGAACCCGATCGGTGTGTACAAGGAGCGGCTCTCCCAGAGCGAGCTGTGGGCGCAGATGCAGCAGGTCTCCGACGAGGAGGCGGATGCGGTCGGGGACTGGCTGCGCGAGGCCGGGATGACCTTCCGGCTCGGCACCGACGAGGCCACGGAGCTCACCGAGAACCAGCTGCGCTGGCAGTACAAGATGTACGTGGCCGTGCTGCGGATGAGCGACGACTTCGGCCTGGACGCGGTGGGTATCCAGTACCAGCAGGGCCTGAAGAACCTGTCTCCGGCCTCCGATCTCGTGGAGGGTCTGCTGAACAACGACTCCCGCCCGCCGGTGACCAGCCGGGACGGTTCCCGCGTGCTCTGGGAAGGGCGCGCACTACCGCACTTCAACGAGGTGGACGAGGGGGTGGCCGTCGATGCGCTGGTCACCCACCGGGTGTGGCGGGCGATGGGTCTGGACCCCGCCACCACCCTGCACGATGTGCGCTGGGGCGAGGAGTTCGGCGGCGACTACGTGTGGACCATGGAGATCTCCGGGTCGGTGCCCGCCTCGCACCTGGAAGGCGGCTACGCCGGCGCCGAGGGGTGGCGCCAGGGGCCGGTGTTCTTCCCCGCCGGCGGGGCCACGCTGAACGGTGTGTCCCGGCCCGGGGAGATCGTCTGGTCCCGCGTGTACATCGCCGACGGCGGACTGCACGTGGATCTCGGACGGGGCAGCGCCGTAGCGCTCCCCGAGTCCGAGAGCACCCGGCGCAAGGAGATGACCAACCCGGAGTGGCCGGTGATGCACGCGGTGCTGCACGGGGTGAGCCGGGACCAGTTCATGGGCCGGCACAAGGCCAACCACATCCAGGTGGTCTACACCCCGGATGCGGGCACGGCAGACCAAGCGCTGGTGGCCAAGGCGGCGATGTTCGACCGGCTCGGCCTCACCGTGCACCTGTGCGGGCAGGTGCAGCTGCCCGGCTGA
- a CDS encoding DUF3048 domain-containing protein gives MTISQRPASRRQVLAAAALLGPVGLLAGCNDGVPKTRTTPSPTPSPTPSPTPEPTWPLTGATGDIVDRPAMTVKIENSAAARPQTGLQEADVVWEEMVEGGITRFGAVYHSQLPETFGPVRSVRPMDPAIAAPYGGLMVFSGGQAPFVNALRDAGLQLFSHDLGSPGFSRTAERYAPHNLLGAPQVFLENADGDHKDSPPEQFAFAEAAGEATAVTEGDRARSIRCSFPSATPSWSWDAEAKVWLRSEGGADAVTTDAGRITAVNVVVLRVEIVTTSFVDPSGASVPETELSGSGDAIVAAGGRSLACQWSKDADADPLEMTFDGEPVALAPGNTWVELVPTSGGVTIE, from the coding sequence GTGACCATCTCGCAGCGGCCGGCCTCACGCCGTCAGGTCCTCGCCGCGGCGGCACTCCTCGGACCGGTGGGACTGTTGGCCGGGTGCAATGACGGCGTTCCGAAGACGCGGACCACGCCCAGCCCCACGCCGAGTCCGACGCCCAGCCCCACCCCGGAGCCGACCTGGCCGCTGACCGGGGCGACCGGCGACATCGTGGACCGGCCGGCGATGACGGTGAAGATCGAGAACTCAGCTGCCGCCCGCCCGCAGACCGGGCTGCAGGAGGCCGACGTGGTCTGGGAGGAGATGGTCGAAGGGGGCATCACCCGGTTCGGGGCGGTGTACCACTCCCAGCTTCCGGAGACGTTCGGCCCGGTGCGCTCGGTGCGGCCGATGGATCCGGCGATCGCCGCCCCCTATGGCGGACTGATGGTCTTCTCCGGCGGGCAGGCGCCGTTCGTGAACGCGCTCCGAGACGCGGGGCTGCAGCTGTTCTCGCACGATCTCGGCTCGCCCGGTTTCTCCCGCACTGCCGAGCGGTACGCCCCGCACAACCTGCTCGGCGCCCCGCAGGTATTCCTGGAGAACGCGGACGGTGACCACAAGGACTCGCCGCCGGAGCAGTTCGCCTTCGCCGAGGCCGCCGGCGAAGCCACTGCCGTCACCGAAGGGGACCGGGCCCGGAGCATTCGCTGCTCCTTCCCATCGGCGACGCCGAGCTGGAGCTGGGACGCCGAGGCGAAGGTCTGGCTGCGCTCCGAGGGCGGCGCGGACGCGGTGACGACCGATGCCGGGCGGATCACCGCCGTCAACGTGGTGGTGCTTCGGGTCGAGATCGTGACCACCTCCTTCGTGGATCCTTCGGGTGCGAGCGTGCCGGAGACCGAACTGTCCGGCAGCGGGGACGCGATCGTGGCTGCAGGAGGGCGCAGCCTCGCCTGCCAGTGGAGCAAAGACGCGGACGCCGACCCGCTCGAGATGACGTTCGACGGCGAGCCGGTTGCGCTCGCCCCCGGAAATACCTGGGTGGAGCTGGTGCCCACCAGCGGCGGCGTCACCATCGAGTGA
- a CDS encoding ABC transporter substrate-binding protein produces MTRSRIIAGAVAIGALTLAGCSGGEGEGADTVTYWSQWEAGEPQAEILQSAIDDFTEETGIEVEVEWQGRQIMQKVQPLLRSGDVPDVVDASSNDIRATLVRADQARELSGLFAADVPGEDATVADVLGDYDELITDESMDGPFMLPTILMAQSVFYDGNAHDLAQPADWSEFMSTLEDLKAERGSGPIALDGDIGSYGAVWTSAALIQELGAGGFNAIAADESGQAWDDDGVRAALGRIAELGEGQYWAEGSFGSRFPQVQEQWAAGEADLLFMGSWAPQETSTSTTEDFQYRQLGFPSAGNGEFIQSDVSGFAVLAGSDNPEQAEQLLAHFVQTDVLQALADDAAQLVTRPDVDPPETLADTAELIEARTAVRFYDGVDGDYPGYPAEVFEPVNLQLLRGEIDVDQAIEALTTAQQSYWAKQG; encoded by the coding sequence ATGACTCGGAGCCGAATCATCGCCGGTGCCGTGGCGATAGGAGCGCTCACGCTCGCCGGTTGCAGCGGTGGCGAAGGAGAAGGCGCTGACACGGTGACCTACTGGTCCCAGTGGGAGGCCGGCGAACCGCAGGCGGAGATCCTGCAGTCGGCCATCGACGACTTCACCGAGGAGACCGGGATCGAGGTCGAGGTGGAGTGGCAGGGCCGCCAGATCATGCAGAAGGTTCAGCCGCTGCTGCGCTCCGGAGACGTGCCCGATGTGGTGGACGCCTCCAGCAATGACATCCGCGCCACGCTGGTACGCGCGGACCAGGCACGCGAGCTTTCCGGCCTGTTCGCGGCCGACGTTCCCGGTGAGGACGCTACCGTCGCCGACGTGCTCGGCGACTATGACGAGCTGATCACCGACGAGTCGATGGACGGGCCGTTCATGCTGCCCACGATCCTGATGGCGCAAAGCGTGTTCTACGACGGCAACGCCCACGACCTGGCCCAGCCTGCCGACTGGTCGGAGTTCATGAGCACGCTCGAGGACCTCAAGGCCGAGCGTGGCTCCGGGCCGATCGCCCTCGACGGCGACATCGGCTCCTACGGCGCCGTGTGGACCTCGGCAGCACTGATCCAGGAGCTCGGCGCCGGCGGGTTCAACGCGATCGCCGCCGACGAGTCCGGCCAGGCGTGGGACGACGACGGCGTCCGCGCCGCACTCGGGCGGATCGCGGAGCTCGGCGAAGGGCAGTACTGGGCCGAGGGCAGCTTCGGCTCGCGGTTCCCCCAGGTGCAGGAGCAGTGGGCAGCCGGTGAGGCGGACCTGCTGTTCATGGGCTCGTGGGCGCCGCAGGAGACCAGTACGTCCACCACGGAGGACTTCCAGTACCGCCAGCTCGGCTTCCCGTCGGCCGGCAACGGGGAGTTCATCCAGAGCGACGTCTCCGGGTTCGCGGTTCTTGCCGGGTCGGACAACCCAGAGCAGGCCGAGCAGCTGCTCGCCCACTTCGTCCAGACCGACGTGCTGCAGGCGCTGGCCGACGACGCCGCACAGCTGGTCACCCGGCCGGATGTCGACCCGCCGGAGACCCTCGCCGACACCGCTGAGCTGATCGAGGCCCGCACCGCTGTCCGCTTCTACGACGGCGTGGACGGGGACTACCCCGGCTACCCCGCCGAGGTGTTCGAGCCGGTGAACCTGCAGCTGCTGCGCGGGGAGATCGACGTCGACCAGGCCATCGAGGCGCTCACCACCGCCCAGCAGAGCTACTGGGCCAAGCAGGGCTGA
- a CDS encoding TIGR02569 family protein, translated as MSWPPTGVPPVAALTPPPPSVLAAFGVQGTPVPLSGGQGSSWRAGGLVFKPAGAEEEPTLRWLYEVARPAVTDTGVRLAFPVPSDAGAVLVHGWAATAWLAGDQPVARWAERAEAARVCARTLAPIDPRQLPRRNDPWARADRAAWGEGGAAPLADHPLVRAADAAPGDTGQAPEGQVVHGDLAGNTLLHPALPPAVIDLSLFVRPIEWSVAVLAVDLVAFEGAPVSVLDSISPDPGFAHLLARALLFRMTTDIFLGGSPHPAYEPVAAAVLASIAGQC; from the coding sequence ATGAGCTGGCCGCCGACCGGCGTGCCGCCAGTTGCGGCACTGACTCCGCCGCCGCCATCGGTACTGGCGGCCTTCGGTGTCCAGGGGACGCCGGTTCCGCTTTCCGGTGGGCAGGGCAGCTCGTGGCGGGCCGGTGGGCTGGTGTTCAAGCCGGCCGGAGCCGAGGAGGAACCGACACTGCGCTGGCTGTACGAGGTCGCCCGGCCGGCGGTGACCGATACCGGAGTCCGGCTCGCGTTCCCGGTGCCCTCCGATGCTGGGGCTGTGCTGGTGCACGGGTGGGCGGCCACGGCGTGGCTGGCCGGGGATCAGCCGGTGGCCCGGTGGGCGGAGCGGGCTGAAGCCGCGCGCGTCTGCGCCCGTACCTTGGCGCCGATCGACCCCCGCCAGCTGCCGCGCCGCAACGACCCGTGGGCGCGCGCGGACCGGGCAGCCTGGGGTGAGGGCGGCGCCGCGCCGCTCGCCGACCATCCGCTCGTCCGGGCGGCGGACGCTGCACCCGGCGACACCGGTCAGGCGCCCGAGGGTCAGGTGGTGCACGGGGACCTGGCCGGTAACACCCTTCTGCATCCGGCCCTGCCGCCCGCAGTGATCGACCTGTCCCTGTTCGTTCGTCCGATCGAGTGGTCGGTGGCTGTGCTGGCAGTGGACCTGGTCGCGTTCGAGGGAGCGCCGGTGAGTGTGCTCGATTCGATCAGCCCAGATCCGGGCTTTGCGCACCTGCTCGCCCGCGCGCTGCTGTTCCGGATGACCACGGACATCTTCCTCGGCGGATCGCCGCATCCCGCGTACGAGCCGGTGGCCGCTGCCGTACTGGCGTCGATCGCCGGGCAATGCTGA
- a CDS encoding N-acetyltransferase, whose protein sequence is MQLTTSTLAERPDLLEALLAMANPWPEFIRRDPFGDLYYAPAVLQQFGEHVLIGQDESGEVVAKAHAIPVLLAEGELPDDGWDGAIGRGLHARLTGGTPNALAALEILVLAGKQGQGLSAQMLTAVRENAARHGYADLVVPVRPTGKDDLREPMSRYAWRTREDGLPADPWLRVHVRAGGRIEKVAPRSMVVAGTLAEWRRWTGLPFDASGEVEVPGALRPVHCDTWHGTATYTEPNVWVRHRTGA, encoded by the coding sequence ATGCAGTTGACAACGTCCACCCTGGCCGAGCGCCCTGATCTGCTCGAGGCCCTGCTGGCGATGGCCAATCCGTGGCCAGAGTTCATCCGGCGGGACCCGTTCGGTGATCTGTACTACGCGCCGGCTGTGCTGCAGCAGTTCGGTGAGCATGTGCTCATCGGTCAGGACGAGAGCGGCGAGGTGGTGGCCAAGGCGCACGCTATTCCCGTGCTGCTGGCTGAGGGTGAGCTGCCCGACGACGGATGGGACGGGGCGATCGGCCGTGGGCTGCATGCCCGGCTCACCGGTGGCACACCGAACGCACTCGCCGCTCTGGAGATCCTCGTGCTCGCCGGGAAGCAGGGCCAAGGCCTGTCCGCCCAGATGCTCACCGCGGTGCGGGAGAACGCTGCCCGGCACGGCTACGCCGATCTGGTGGTTCCGGTGCGCCCGACCGGGAAGGACGATCTCCGCGAGCCGATGTCTCGGTACGCCTGGCGGACCCGCGAGGACGGGTTGCCGGCCGATCCCTGGCTGCGGGTGCACGTGCGTGCCGGCGGTCGGATCGAGAAGGTCGCACCGCGATCGATGGTGGTGGCCGGCACTCTCGCCGAATGGCGGCGCTGGACCGGGCTGCCGTTCGATGCCAGTGGCGAGGTCGAGGTGCCCGGCGCGCTGAGGCCGGTGCACTGCGACACCTGGCACGGCACGGCCACCTACACCGAGCCGAACGTCTGGGTCCGGCACCGCACCGGGGCATGA
- a CDS encoding alpha/beta fold hydrolase, with amino-acid sequence MGYITVGTENSTDIDLYYEDQGSGQPVVLIHGYPLDGHSWELQTRELLASGYRVITYDRRGFGQSAKVGSGYDYDTFAADLNAVLETLDLTDVILIGFSMGTGELARYVGRYGHQRIAKLAFLASLEPFLVAREDNPEGVPQQVFDGIIAAAKKDRYSWYTDFFADFYNLDENLGTRISQQAVDASWNVAVSSAPVAAYAVVPTWTEDFRGDVEAVRGSGKPVLILHGTGDRTLPIDATARRFRAAVPAAEYVEIEGAPHGLLWTHADEVNTALASFLAQ; translated from the coding sequence ATGGGATACATCACCGTAGGAACCGAGAACAGCACCGACATCGACCTCTACTACGAGGACCAGGGGTCGGGACAGCCGGTGGTCCTGATCCATGGCTACCCACTCGACGGACATAGCTGGGAGCTGCAGACCCGCGAGCTCCTCGCGAGCGGCTATCGCGTGATCACCTACGACCGCCGTGGGTTCGGCCAGTCCGCCAAGGTCGGCAGCGGCTATGACTACGACACCTTCGCCGCCGACCTGAACGCCGTCCTCGAGACGCTCGACCTGACGGACGTCATCCTGATCGGCTTCTCGATGGGTACCGGCGAGCTCGCTCGCTACGTCGGCCGCTACGGACATCAGCGGATCGCCAAGCTGGCCTTCCTGGCCTCGCTGGAGCCCTTCCTGGTGGCCCGGGAGGATAACCCCGAGGGTGTGCCACAGCAGGTCTTCGACGGCATCATCGCGGCGGCGAAGAAGGACCGCTACTCCTGGTACACCGACTTCTTCGCCGACTTCTACAACCTGGATGAGAACCTCGGCACCCGAATCAGCCAGCAGGCCGTCGATGCCAGCTGGAACGTGGCCGTCTCCAGTGCGCCCGTCGCCGCCTACGCGGTGGTTCCCACCTGGACCGAGGACTTCCGAGGCGATGTCGAGGCGGTCCGGGGGAGCGGGAAGCCCGTGTTGATCCTGCACGGCACCGGCGACCGGACGCTGCCGATCGACGCCACTGCTCGCCGCTTCCGTGCGGCGGTGCCGGCAGCGGAGTATGTCGAGATCGAGGGTGCTCCGCACGGGTTGCTCTGGACTCACGCCGACGAGGTGAACACCGCGCTGGCATCCTTCCTGGCGCAGTGA
- a CDS encoding ROK family transcriptional regulator: MAVESSGAIRGVSPADLRRINERVVLEAMAPGGHYRVTELMRTTALTRVTVTDVLRQLQEKGWVTAEASSGGRGRPAQVFGRVVAAGVVGGLDLGAHEVAASLADLTGTVLDRERASVDPDLPRADRLDCAVDLLHTLLARTGHTPADLWSALAATTGTVTDEGVVGQSVAIADWAGTDLVHELRQRLDVPVEARNDIQLFGRAEHLWGAAAGYQHALLVWLGRRPSVSLILHGRPHTGAHGTAGDLSRVGLSPSDTAWSGHGRWLPTPAPGADPDTAPEDPLPGLLAAAQTGDSGALAALRHWLEAISPFISLFAAVIDPEVIVLGGPLVPLAEELVPVLEQDLAVHLQQRPPIRIAAGGGDAVVDAAARYAADRVHARLIDNGGNGIGPLNQAALLQLA; encoded by the coding sequence ATGGCGGTGGAGAGCTCAGGCGCGATTCGTGGTGTGAGCCCGGCCGACCTGCGCCGGATCAACGAGCGGGTGGTGCTGGAGGCGATGGCCCCCGGTGGGCACTATCGGGTGACCGAGCTGATGCGCACGACCGCACTCACTCGGGTGACCGTGACCGATGTGTTGCGCCAGCTCCAGGAGAAGGGCTGGGTCACGGCTGAGGCCTCCTCGGGCGGGCGTGGGCGCCCGGCCCAGGTGTTCGGCCGCGTGGTGGCCGCCGGCGTGGTCGGCGGCCTGGACCTGGGCGCCCACGAGGTGGCGGCCTCGCTCGCCGATCTGACCGGCACCGTGCTGGACCGCGAGCGCGCCAGCGTCGACCCCGACCTGCCACGCGCGGACCGGCTGGACTGCGCCGTGGACCTGTTGCACACGCTGCTGGCCAGGACCGGTCACACCCCGGCGGACCTCTGGTCCGCCTTGGCCGCCACCACCGGAACCGTCACCGACGAGGGTGTGGTCGGCCAGTCGGTGGCGATCGCCGACTGGGCGGGTACCGACCTCGTCCACGAGCTCCGCCAGCGGCTCGACGTCCCGGTCGAGGCGCGCAACGACATCCAGCTGTTCGGCCGGGCCGAGCACCTCTGGGGCGCGGCTGCCGGCTATCAGCACGCCCTGCTGGTGTGGCTCGGCCGCCGCCCGTCCGTCAGCCTTATCCTGCACGGCCGCCCGCACACCGGCGCACACGGTACCGCCGGCGACCTGTCCCGGGTGGGACTGAGCCCCTCGGACACCGCGTGGAGCGGTCACGGCCGCTGGCTACCGACGCCGGCGCCGGGTGCCGATCCGGATACCGCACCGGAGGACCCGCTCCCGGGTCTGCTGGCAGCCGCTCAGACCGGCGACTCCGGCGCGCTGGCGGCCCTGCGGCACTGGCTCGAGGCGATCTCGCCGTTCATCTCGCTGTTCGCCGCCGTGATCGACCCGGAGGTGATAGTGCTCGGTGGCCCGCTGGTGCCGCTGGCGGAGGAGCTCGTCCCGGTGCTGGAACAGGATCTGGCCGTGCACCTGCAACAACGCCCGCCGATCCGGATCGCCGCCGGTGGTGGGGACGCCGTGGTGGATGCCGCAGCCCGCTACGCCGCGGACCGGGTGCACGCCCGGCTGATCGACAACGGCGGAAACGGCATCGGCCCCCTGAACCAGGCCGCGCTGCTGCAGCTGGCCTGA
- a CDS encoding LLM class F420-dependent oxidoreductase — MPVEIAVQLQPQHAADYSRMRGAVLRAEDLGVDVIFNWDHFFPLQGDHDGYHFEAWTMLGAWAEQTERVRIGTLVTGGGYRNPDLLADMARTVDHISSGRLILGIGAGWNEKDYDEYRYEFGTPGSRIALLGDYLPRITDRLARLNPRPLGPLPLLIGGGGERKTLRLVAQYANIWHAFGDLATFSHKSRILDAHCVDVARDPAEIARSAAWPGVEQAGEFVAAGAGLFTIGSTGPEYDLDEVRTALAWRDAHNAG, encoded by the coding sequence ATGCCCGTCGAGATTGCCGTTCAACTGCAGCCCCAACACGCCGCCGACTACTCCCGGATGAGGGGCGCGGTGCTGCGCGCCGAGGACCTCGGCGTGGACGTGATCTTCAACTGGGACCACTTCTTTCCGCTGCAAGGCGACCACGATGGATACCACTTCGAGGCCTGGACGATGCTCGGGGCCTGGGCCGAGCAGACCGAGCGGGTCCGGATCGGCACGCTGGTGACCGGTGGCGGCTACCGCAACCCGGATCTGCTCGCGGATATGGCCCGCACCGTGGACCACATCAGCAGCGGTCGGCTGATCCTCGGCATTGGTGCCGGCTGGAACGAGAAGGACTACGACGAGTACCGCTACGAGTTCGGTACCCCGGGGTCCCGGATCGCGCTGCTGGGGGACTATCTGCCGCGGATCACCGACCGGCTCGCCCGGCTGAACCCGCGGCCCCTGGGCCCGCTGCCGCTACTGATCGGTGGCGGCGGGGAGCGCAAGACCCTGCGCCTGGTGGCCCAGTACGCGAACATCTGGCACGCCTTCGGCGACCTGGCCACGTTCAGCCATAAGAGCCGAATTCTCGACGCGCACTGCGTGGACGTGGCCCGGGACCCGGCGGAGATCGCGCGCTCGGCGGCGTGGCCCGGTGTGGAGCAGGCTGGGGAGTTCGTTGCGGCCGGAGCCGGTCTGTTCACCATCGGTTCGACCGGCCCGGAGTACGACCTGGACGAGGTGCGCACAGCGCTCGCCTGGCGGGATGCGCACAACGCGGGATAA
- a CDS encoding NADPH-dependent F420 reductase, producing the protein MTTIGIIGAGEVGRQLARAAIRSGYQVVIANSRGPETLRDLVAELGPAARAATAVDAAVAGGFVILAIPLTLTNTLPTAQLAGKIVLDTNNYMPWRDGTFAMVDSGEKTVHELRQEQVPAAKVAKAFTHIQAPRLFQLASPPGTPGRHALSVSSDDPEAVALVTRLYDQFGFDTVDNSPLRESWRSAPGQPAWYAHLGQTREELAANLARATRSA; encoded by the coding sequence ATGACCACGATCGGCATCATCGGAGCCGGCGAGGTGGGCAGACAGCTGGCCCGGGCGGCGATCAGGAGCGGCTACCAGGTCGTGATCGCCAACTCGCGTGGACCCGAGACGTTGCGCGATCTCGTCGCTGAGCTCGGCCCGGCCGCGCGCGCCGCCACTGCGGTGGATGCGGCCGTGGCCGGCGGCTTCGTGATTCTCGCGATACCGCTCACCCTGACCAACACTCTGCCGACGGCGCAGCTGGCCGGCAAGATCGTGCTGGACACGAACAACTACATGCCGTGGCGCGACGGCACCTTCGCCATGGTCGACTCTGGGGAGAAGACCGTCCACGAGCTTCGCCAGGAACAGGTGCCCGCCGCAAAGGTCGCGAAGGCGTTCACCCACATCCAGGCGCCGCGGCTGTTCCAGCTGGCCAGTCCGCCAGGAACTCCTGGCCGGCATGCGCTGTCGGTTTCCAGTGATGATCCCGAAGCGGTGGCGCTGGTGACGAGGCTGTACGACCAGTTCGGCTTCGATACCGTCGACAACAGTCCCCTACGTGAGTCGTGGCGCAGCGCACCTGGCCAGCCTGCCTGGTACGCGCACCTGGGCCAGACGCGCGAGGAGCTGGCCGCCAACCTGGCCCGTGCGACGCGTTCTGCCTGA